A window from Lagopus muta isolate bLagMut1 chromosome 5, bLagMut1 primary, whole genome shotgun sequence encodes these proteins:
- the STIL gene encoding SCL-interrupting locus protein isoform X1, with product MEPVPPGAEPRFVPERMVPFSFPLSKYALWDPVPMGDVIGSHLAYYRNPKLSMMEKPLRLAYRHAKQSDKRSFACFLLGTLTVDEDGEGITLTIDRFDPGREVASGSGKVPTASLPGDFLIPCTVNAWGPSSDSIIVHSAEDISLAFKDLQDSLCSKDSLDLSKLLTVRAHIVFTENLDNLNFSFHWASVTAANILEYTPVKSVPIIPTALARNLNSPMNIAQVQGTYKCGYLTMDQTRKLLLLLESDPKAYALPLVGVWMSGVTHIYSPQVWACGLRYLFSSSIQERVFSESGSFLIVLYSLTHKEPEFYECGPCRGQTELGFQLLTCNETVHLFKNVEPSDKSPIQFVLSAEKQNAEAEFFSRICKKLPTRSPPHGCSPGKLSASDHDSGVEDEDLSPRPIPSPHPVSQEVTRIFPSVPELSLVLDGSFVESGQLPKPAGTSNAKSFPQAPHQSVKKKCYLGSVYYPTQCSEDKQNFSANMGDPSLRQLPSHLNQKIPTSRSSWGKQAVIQQQLHCKKSCPQSRSSSGSSSPSTPCSGPSPDTSVHQTKRPPQRLVLNPEGAAQQGELLVRKTSVSDSRQLPAVTQPVLYNSSTFSLQSCRRPPELQVPVHVLPCCPASACSCQFPASVQCNSMNSWQGIGEMNSRHGTEVQSEIAQQSPCTVFHPNAICPNICCNYTTSSPISMGYHGKMGSCSLENSLSPGIRLPSSASPSSPQCCGAHSPCLHTAGSDNGMMGLSPDAYRVLTEQDRQLKLLQAQIQRLLEAQARQACSSEAATAGSALQPEKQGEPVTMETQSSAGLPLRRSVSIAVSTGASLFWNTSSEKQDDTTPQGKKEDAEISKEDISISINAEQDASNTSIASSLKVVDMPSFVDSIRLVEEGTHQNALQTGNVSQALVHSSSLEESASMCLQEEPTGGASNHVVLTSEQKLESATSVLPRHPSEDQKLYQDLLGQVNHLLKSSEEQDHFPVKAGFVNGDDAKYQSIDDGTERDSGTDTEVVDKESVISATLKQLRSLGVTIESPNRMKKNTHKVENASILACINPEAVVPGLNYMSFANVSMCGLTPNVADLSMEANAIALKYLSENQLSRLSLSRSGQNPSTDFCFQDILHSNVEKSMVGLSWISPNNMSFATMKYMKRYGLIQGGDSSEDEEELHVPDGSHGTVKGESVLHKNPTPLLDGLNHRPEFSKRTDEGTPIHLESPSRELTTNALLPELNSPILRNITNEIFLPRAEQVNENSVQILKDLKSKHKLLPGKVEFTEQPGRKGGGDVQVFAGNLHAPALGTLSQSNSVNSVGTILDVKQLRQLPKLF from the exons ATGGAGCCCGTTCCGCCTGGAGCAGAGCCGAG GTTTGTTCCTGAAAGAATGGTCCCTTTCAGTTTCCCCCTGTCCAAGTATGCACTTTGGGACCCAGTTCCCATGGGTGATGTCATTGGTTCACATCTTGCCTATTACAG AAATCCAAAGTTGTCTATGATGGAGAAACCCCTGCGTCTTGCCTATCGCCACGCTAAGCAGAGCGACAAAAGATCATTTGCCTGTTTTTTGCTGGGGACTCTCACAGTAGATGAAG atgggGAAGGCATAACACTAACAATAGACCGGTTTGATCCTGGTCGAGAAGTTGCCAGCGGATCGGGCAAGGTTCCAACTGCATCCCTTCCTGGAGACTTCTTGATTCCATGTACAGTTAATGCGTGGGGACCTTCTTCAGACAGCATTATAGTGCATAGTGCTGAAGACATCAGCTTGGCTTTCAAG GATCTGCAGGACAGCCTGTGCAGTAAAGATTCACTGGATCTTTCTAAACTGCTCACTGTCAGAGCTCACATTGTTTTCACAGAGAACCTGGATAATCTAAATTTTAGTTTTCACTGGGCTTCTGTTACTGCAGCAAATATTTTGGAATACACACCAGTGAAGTCTGTCCCAATTATTCCCACAGCCCTAGCAAGGAATTTAAACAGCCCTATGAATATTGCACAAGTTCAAGGCACTTATAAGTGTGG CTACCTTACTATGGACCAGACACGAAAGCTACTTTTGCTGCTTGAGTCTGATCCAAAGGCGTATGCTCTGCCATTAGTTGGAGT ttGGATGAGTGGAGTTACTCATATCTATAGTCCTCAAGTCTGGGCCTGTGGCCTGCGATATTTATTCAGTTCTTCAATTCAAGAAAG GGTTTTCTCGGAATCTGGCAGTTTTCTTATTGTGCTCTATTCATTGACACACAAAGAACCAGAATTTTATGAATGTGGTCCTTGCAGAGGGCAGACTGAATTAGGGTTCCAGCTCTTAACTTGCAATGAAACAGTGCACCTCTTCAAA AACGTTGAACCTTCAGACAAGAGCCCTATCCAGTTTGTGTTGagtgcagagaaacaaaatgcagaagcagagtTCTTCAGCAGAATCTGCAAGAAACTTCCTACTAGAAG CCCTCCTCATGGTTGTTCACCTGGTAAGCTGTCAGCAAGTGATCATGACTCCGGTGTAGAAGATGAGGATTTATCCCCAAGGCCAATTCCAAGTCCTCACCCAGTGAGTCAAGAG GTTACCAGGATCTTTCCATCAGTTCCTGAACTGTCCCTTGTTTTGGATGGGAGCTTTGTGGAATCAGGACAATTGCCTAAGCCTGCAGGGACTTCAAATGCTAAAAGTTTTCCTCAAGCACCACATCAgtctgttaaaaagaaatgctactTAGGATCTGTGTATTACCCCACCCAGTGCtctgaagacaaacaaaacttttctgCTAATATGGGAGATCCTTCTTTGAGGCAATTGCCAAGCCATTTAAACCAGAAGATCCCAACTTCGAGGTCTTCCTGGGGAAAGCAGGCTGTAATACAGCAACAGTTGCACTGTAAGAAGTCTTGTCCGCAATCAAGAAGTAGTTCTGGATCATCTTCTCCTTCAACCCCTTGCAGTGGACCCTCCCCAGATACATCTGTGCATCAAACCAAAAGGCCACCACAAAGACTTGTACTAAATCCTGAGGGAGCTGCACAGCAGGGAGAACTTCTGGTTAGAAAAACATCGGTATCTGACTCCAGGCAGCTTCCTGCTGTTACACAGCCAGTCCTCTACAACTCCTCTACTttttcactgcagagctgcagaagacCACCAGAACTGCAGGTGCCAGTTCATGTTCTGCCTTGCTGTCCAGCCAGTGCATGCAGCTGTCAGTTTCCTGCTTCAGTCCAATGTAATTCAATGAACTCGTGGCAAGGAATTGGTGAAATGAACTCCAGGCATGGAACAGAAGTTCAATCAGAGATAGCTCAACAGAGCCCATGCACAGTGTTCCATCCGAATGCCATTTGTCCAAACATTTGCTGCAATTATACAACAAGTAGCCCTATAAGTATGGGATATCATGGGAAAATGGGGAGCTGTTCTCTTGAAAACAGCTTGTCACCTGGAATAAGACTGCCTTCAAGTGCAAGCCCCTCCAGTCCCCAGTGCTGTGGTGCTCACTCACCTTGTTTGCACACAGCAGGATCAGATAACGGGATGATGGGATTATCTCCAGATGCTTACAGGGTTCTTACAGAACAAGATAGGCAACTCAAATTACTTCAAGCTCAG ATCCAACGCTTATTGGAAGCCCAGGCTCGCCAGGCTTGTTCCTCTGAAGCAGCcacagctggcagtgctctgcagcctgagaAGCAAGGGGAACCTGTTACTATGGAAACGCAGTCCTCAGCAGGCTTACCCCTGAGGAGAAGTGTGAGCATTGCTGTGAGCACAG GTGCTAGCTTATTCTGGAATACATCCTCAGAAAAACAGGATGACACCACgccacagggaaagaaagaggatgCAGAGATTTCCAAGGAAGATATAAGCATTTCAATTAATGCTGAACAAGATGCAAGTAACACCAGCATTGCTTCTTCCTTAAAGGTTGTTGACATGCCCAGCTTCGTAGACAGCATTCGTCTTGTAGAAGAAGGAACTCATCAGAATGCTCTCCA GACCGGCAATGTCTCCCAAGCACTTGTTCACAGCTCGTCTTTGGAGGAAAGTGCTAGCATGTGCTTACAGGAAGAACCAACAGGGGGAGCCAGCAACCACGTGGTGCTAACAAGTGAGCAAAAGCTGGAGTCAGCCACCTCCGTGCTGCCCCGGCATCCATCAGAGGATCAGAAACTTTATCAGGATTTGCTG ggCCAAGTAAACCATCTCTTAAAGTCTTCAGAAGAACAAGATCACTTTCCTGTAAAAGCAGGATTTGTTAATGGTGATGATGCAAAGTATCAAAGTATCGATGATGGAACAGAAAGGGATTCAGGGACTGACACAGAAGTGGTGGATAAAGAGAGTGTGATTAGTGCTACACTCAAACAGCTGAGAAGTCTTGGAGTGACAATTGAGTCACccaacagaatgaagaaaaatacacacaaagTGGAGAATGCCAG cattttagCATGCATAAATCCTGAAGCGGTGGTTCCTGGACTGAATTACATGTCATTTGCCAACGTCAGCATGTGTGGTTTAACTCCTAATGTAGCTGATCTGAGCATGGAAGCAAATGCTATAGCACTCAAGTATCTCAGTGAAAATCAATTATCTAGGCTTTCTCTCAGTCGCTCGGGCCAAAATCCTTCTACTGATTTCTGTTTCCAAGACATCTTGCATTCAAATGTGGAAAAGAGCATGGTGGGTCTCAGCTGGATTTCACCCAACAATATGTCATTTGCAACCATGAAGTACATGAAACGGTATGGACTGATACAGGGAGGGGACAGCAGTGAAGATGAGGAGGAGCTGCATGTTCCAGATGGCAGTCATGGCACTGTCAAAGGTGAAAGCGTGCTGCACAAAAACCCTACCCCTCTGTTGGATGGCTTGAACCACAGGCCTGAATTCTCCAAAAGAACTGATGAAGGAACCCCCATTCATCTGGAAAGTCCCAGCAGAGAGTTGACCACTAATGCTCTTCTACCAGAATTGAACAGCCCTATATTAAGAAACATTACAAATgaaatttttcttcccagagcaGAACAAGTGAACGAGAACTCAGTTCAGATTTTAAAGGATTTGAAGTCAAAGCACAAACTGTTACCTGGGAAGGTTGAATTCACCGAACAACCTGGCAGGAAAGGTGGAGGAGATGTTCAGGTATTTGCTGGGAATCTGcatgctccagcccttggaaCATTAAGCCAGTCAAACAGTGTGAATTCTGTTGGCACCATTCTTGATGTGAAGCAACTCAGGCAGCTGCCGAAGCTGTTCTGA
- the STIL gene encoding SCL-interrupting locus protein isoform X2: MLIKMIARSCHSDGNCFNRVQQGNNLRQLNAVLVYLTMDQTRKLLLLLESDPKAYALPLVGVWMSGVTHIYSPQVWACGLRYLFSSSIQERVFSESGSFLIVLYSLTHKEPEFYECGPCRGQTELGFQLLTCNETVHLFKNVEPSDKSPIQFVLSAEKQNAEAEFFSRICKKLPTRSPPHGCSPGKLSASDHDSGVEDEDLSPRPIPSPHPVSQEVTRIFPSVPELSLVLDGSFVESGQLPKPAGTSNAKSFPQAPHQSVKKKCYLGSVYYPTQCSEDKQNFSANMGDPSLRQLPSHLNQKIPTSRSSWGKQAVIQQQLHCKKSCPQSRSSSGSSSPSTPCSGPSPDTSVHQTKRPPQRLVLNPEGAAQQGELLVRKTSVSDSRQLPAVTQPVLYNSSTFSLQSCRRPPELQVPVHVLPCCPASACSCQFPASVQCNSMNSWQGIGEMNSRHGTEVQSEIAQQSPCTVFHPNAICPNICCNYTTSSPISMGYHGKMGSCSLENSLSPGIRLPSSASPSSPQCCGAHSPCLHTAGSDNGMMGLSPDAYRVLTEQDRQLKLLQAQIQRLLEAQARQACSSEAATAGSALQPEKQGEPVTMETQSSAGLPLRRSVSIAVSTGASLFWNTSSEKQDDTTPQGKKEDAEISKEDISISINAEQDASNTSIASSLKVVDMPSFVDSIRLVEEGTHQNALQTGNVSQALVHSSSLEESASMCLQEEPTGGASNHVVLTSEQKLESATSVLPRHPSEDQKLYQDLLGQVNHLLKSSEEQDHFPVKAGFVNGDDAKYQSIDDGTERDSGTDTEVVDKESVISATLKQLRSLGVTIESPNRMKKNTHKVENASILACINPEAVVPGLNYMSFANVSMCGLTPNVADLSMEANAIALKYLSENQLSRLSLSRSGQNPSTDFCFQDILHSNVEKSMVGLSWISPNNMSFATMKYMKRYGLIQGGDSSEDEEELHVPDGSHGTVKGESVLHKNPTPLLDGLNHRPEFSKRTDEGTPIHLESPSRELTTNALLPELNSPILRNITNEIFLPRAEQVNENSVQILKDLKSKHKLLPGKVEFTEQPGRKGGGDVQVFAGNLHAPALGTLSQSNSVNSVGTILDVKQLRQLPKLF, encoded by the exons ATGCTTATAAAGATGATAGCCAGGAGTTGTCATTCTGATGGTAACTGTTTTAATAGGGTACAACAGGGAAATAATTTGAGGCAACTGAATGCTGTTTTAGT CTACCTTACTATGGACCAGACACGAAAGCTACTTTTGCTGCTTGAGTCTGATCCAAAGGCGTATGCTCTGCCATTAGTTGGAGT ttGGATGAGTGGAGTTACTCATATCTATAGTCCTCAAGTCTGGGCCTGTGGCCTGCGATATTTATTCAGTTCTTCAATTCAAGAAAG GGTTTTCTCGGAATCTGGCAGTTTTCTTATTGTGCTCTATTCATTGACACACAAAGAACCAGAATTTTATGAATGTGGTCCTTGCAGAGGGCAGACTGAATTAGGGTTCCAGCTCTTAACTTGCAATGAAACAGTGCACCTCTTCAAA AACGTTGAACCTTCAGACAAGAGCCCTATCCAGTTTGTGTTGagtgcagagaaacaaaatgcagaagcagagtTCTTCAGCAGAATCTGCAAGAAACTTCCTACTAGAAG CCCTCCTCATGGTTGTTCACCTGGTAAGCTGTCAGCAAGTGATCATGACTCCGGTGTAGAAGATGAGGATTTATCCCCAAGGCCAATTCCAAGTCCTCACCCAGTGAGTCAAGAG GTTACCAGGATCTTTCCATCAGTTCCTGAACTGTCCCTTGTTTTGGATGGGAGCTTTGTGGAATCAGGACAATTGCCTAAGCCTGCAGGGACTTCAAATGCTAAAAGTTTTCCTCAAGCACCACATCAgtctgttaaaaagaaatgctactTAGGATCTGTGTATTACCCCACCCAGTGCtctgaagacaaacaaaacttttctgCTAATATGGGAGATCCTTCTTTGAGGCAATTGCCAAGCCATTTAAACCAGAAGATCCCAACTTCGAGGTCTTCCTGGGGAAAGCAGGCTGTAATACAGCAACAGTTGCACTGTAAGAAGTCTTGTCCGCAATCAAGAAGTAGTTCTGGATCATCTTCTCCTTCAACCCCTTGCAGTGGACCCTCCCCAGATACATCTGTGCATCAAACCAAAAGGCCACCACAAAGACTTGTACTAAATCCTGAGGGAGCTGCACAGCAGGGAGAACTTCTGGTTAGAAAAACATCGGTATCTGACTCCAGGCAGCTTCCTGCTGTTACACAGCCAGTCCTCTACAACTCCTCTACTttttcactgcagagctgcagaagacCACCAGAACTGCAGGTGCCAGTTCATGTTCTGCCTTGCTGTCCAGCCAGTGCATGCAGCTGTCAGTTTCCTGCTTCAGTCCAATGTAATTCAATGAACTCGTGGCAAGGAATTGGTGAAATGAACTCCAGGCATGGAACAGAAGTTCAATCAGAGATAGCTCAACAGAGCCCATGCACAGTGTTCCATCCGAATGCCATTTGTCCAAACATTTGCTGCAATTATACAACAAGTAGCCCTATAAGTATGGGATATCATGGGAAAATGGGGAGCTGTTCTCTTGAAAACAGCTTGTCACCTGGAATAAGACTGCCTTCAAGTGCAAGCCCCTCCAGTCCCCAGTGCTGTGGTGCTCACTCACCTTGTTTGCACACAGCAGGATCAGATAACGGGATGATGGGATTATCTCCAGATGCTTACAGGGTTCTTACAGAACAAGATAGGCAACTCAAATTACTTCAAGCTCAG ATCCAACGCTTATTGGAAGCCCAGGCTCGCCAGGCTTGTTCCTCTGAAGCAGCcacagctggcagtgctctgcagcctgagaAGCAAGGGGAACCTGTTACTATGGAAACGCAGTCCTCAGCAGGCTTACCCCTGAGGAGAAGTGTGAGCATTGCTGTGAGCACAG GTGCTAGCTTATTCTGGAATACATCCTCAGAAAAACAGGATGACACCACgccacagggaaagaaagaggatgCAGAGATTTCCAAGGAAGATATAAGCATTTCAATTAATGCTGAACAAGATGCAAGTAACACCAGCATTGCTTCTTCCTTAAAGGTTGTTGACATGCCCAGCTTCGTAGACAGCATTCGTCTTGTAGAAGAAGGAACTCATCAGAATGCTCTCCA GACCGGCAATGTCTCCCAAGCACTTGTTCACAGCTCGTCTTTGGAGGAAAGTGCTAGCATGTGCTTACAGGAAGAACCAACAGGGGGAGCCAGCAACCACGTGGTGCTAACAAGTGAGCAAAAGCTGGAGTCAGCCACCTCCGTGCTGCCCCGGCATCCATCAGAGGATCAGAAACTTTATCAGGATTTGCTG ggCCAAGTAAACCATCTCTTAAAGTCTTCAGAAGAACAAGATCACTTTCCTGTAAAAGCAGGATTTGTTAATGGTGATGATGCAAAGTATCAAAGTATCGATGATGGAACAGAAAGGGATTCAGGGACTGACACAGAAGTGGTGGATAAAGAGAGTGTGATTAGTGCTACACTCAAACAGCTGAGAAGTCTTGGAGTGACAATTGAGTCACccaacagaatgaagaaaaatacacacaaagTGGAGAATGCCAG cattttagCATGCATAAATCCTGAAGCGGTGGTTCCTGGACTGAATTACATGTCATTTGCCAACGTCAGCATGTGTGGTTTAACTCCTAATGTAGCTGATCTGAGCATGGAAGCAAATGCTATAGCACTCAAGTATCTCAGTGAAAATCAATTATCTAGGCTTTCTCTCAGTCGCTCGGGCCAAAATCCTTCTACTGATTTCTGTTTCCAAGACATCTTGCATTCAAATGTGGAAAAGAGCATGGTGGGTCTCAGCTGGATTTCACCCAACAATATGTCATTTGCAACCATGAAGTACATGAAACGGTATGGACTGATACAGGGAGGGGACAGCAGTGAAGATGAGGAGGAGCTGCATGTTCCAGATGGCAGTCATGGCACTGTCAAAGGTGAAAGCGTGCTGCACAAAAACCCTACCCCTCTGTTGGATGGCTTGAACCACAGGCCTGAATTCTCCAAAAGAACTGATGAAGGAACCCCCATTCATCTGGAAAGTCCCAGCAGAGAGTTGACCACTAATGCTCTTCTACCAGAATTGAACAGCCCTATATTAAGAAACATTACAAATgaaatttttcttcccagagcaGAACAAGTGAACGAGAACTCAGTTCAGATTTTAAAGGATTTGAAGTCAAAGCACAAACTGTTACCTGGGAAGGTTGAATTCACCGAACAACCTGGCAGGAAAGGTGGAGGAGATGTTCAGGTATTTGCTGGGAATCTGcatgctccagcccttggaaCATTAAGCCAGTCAAACAGTGTGAATTCTGTTGGCACCATTCTTGATGTGAAGCAACTCAGGCAGCTGCCGAAGCTGTTCTGA
- the TAL1 gene encoding T-cell acute lymphocytic leukemia protein 1 isoform X2 produces the protein MKSKWTMDRPPAPPPPSSDPRDARRHDPEAEPTSEPDSSRGGMEPPAEPQLLLNGAAKEAGRPSPGPPAAAVPVIELVRRGGSLDIKSREAAGEAMQRAPGAEPCRAAEAACEARMVQLSPPALPLQPPGRAMLYNLGQPLGTIGSGFFGEPDSFSMYGSNRVKRRPSPYEMEITDGPHTKVVRRIFTNSRERWRQQNVNGAFAELRKLIPTHPPDKKLSKNEILRLAMKYINFLAKLLNDQEEEGNQRGKVNKDSGIVQEDLLQDMLSPNSSCGSSLDGAASPDSFTEEHDTLDSKHARNLHHAILPVEGSAQR, from the exons atgaaaagcaaatg GACGATGGACaggccgcccgccccgccgccccccagCAGTGACCCCCGCGATGCCCGCCGCCACGACCCCGAAGCGGAGCCCACGAGCGAGCCCGACAGCAGCCGCGGGGGCATGGAGCCGCCGGCCgagccccagctgctgctcaacGGGGCGGCCAAAGAGGCGGGCCGACCCTCCCCCGggccccccgccgccgccgtgcCCGTCATCGAGCTGGTGCGCCGGGGGGGCTCATTGGACATAAAAAGCCGAGAGGCGGCGGGGGAAGCGATGCAGAGAGCGCCGGGCGCCGAGCCGTGCCGCGCCGCCGAAGCCGCCTGCGAAGCCCGCATGGTGCAGCTGAGCCCCCCAGCGCTGCCGCTGCAGCCCCCCGGCAGGGCCATGCTCTACAACCTGGGGCAACCGCTGGGCACCATCGGCAG CGGGTTCTTCGGCGAGCCGGACTCCTTCTCCATGTACGGCAGCAACCGGGTGAAGAGGAGACCGTCGCCCTACGAGATGGAGATCACCGACG GTCCTCACACGAAGGTGGTCCGCCGCATTTTCACCAACAGCCGGGAGAGGTGGAGGCAACAGAACGTGAACGGAGCCTTCGCGGAGCTCCGCAAACTCATCCCCACGCACCCGCCCGACAAAAAGCTGAGCAAGAATGAGATTTTGCGCCTGGCTATGAAATACATCAACTTCCTGGCCAAGCTGCTCAACGaccaggaggaggaaggaaaccAAAGGGGTAAAGTGAACAAAGACTCGGGGATAGTTCAGGAAGACCTCCTGCAGGACATGCTGTCTCCGAACTCCAGCTGTGGAAGTTCTTTGGATGGAGCAGCGAGCCCGGACAGCTTCACAGAGGAGCACGACACGCTCGACTCCAAGCACGCACGGAACCTGCACCATGCCATCCTCCCTGTCGAAGGCAGCGCGCAGCGGTGA
- the TAL1 gene encoding T-cell acute lymphocytic leukemia protein 1 isoform X3, which produces MTMDRPPAPPPPSSDPRDARRHDPEAEPTSEPDSSRGGMEPPAEPQLLLNGAAKEAGRPSPGPPAAAVPVIELVRRGGSLDIKSREAAGEAMQRAPGAEPCRAAEAACEARMVQLSPPALPLQPPGRAMLYNLGQPLGTIGSGFFGEPDSFSMYGSNRVKRRPSPYEMEITDGPHTKVVRRIFTNSRERWRQQNVNGAFAELRKLIPTHPPDKKLSKNEILRLAMKYINFLAKLLNDQEEEGNQRGKVNKDSGIVQEDLLQDMLSPNSSCGSSLDGAASPDSFTEEHDTLDSKHARNLHHAILPVEGSAQR; this is translated from the exons AT GACGATGGACaggccgcccgccccgccgccccccagCAGTGACCCCCGCGATGCCCGCCGCCACGACCCCGAAGCGGAGCCCACGAGCGAGCCCGACAGCAGCCGCGGGGGCATGGAGCCGCCGGCCgagccccagctgctgctcaacGGGGCGGCCAAAGAGGCGGGCCGACCCTCCCCCGggccccccgccgccgccgtgcCCGTCATCGAGCTGGTGCGCCGGGGGGGCTCATTGGACATAAAAAGCCGAGAGGCGGCGGGGGAAGCGATGCAGAGAGCGCCGGGCGCCGAGCCGTGCCGCGCCGCCGAAGCCGCCTGCGAAGCCCGCATGGTGCAGCTGAGCCCCCCAGCGCTGCCGCTGCAGCCCCCCGGCAGGGCCATGCTCTACAACCTGGGGCAACCGCTGGGCACCATCGGCAG CGGGTTCTTCGGCGAGCCGGACTCCTTCTCCATGTACGGCAGCAACCGGGTGAAGAGGAGACCGTCGCCCTACGAGATGGAGATCACCGACG GTCCTCACACGAAGGTGGTCCGCCGCATTTTCACCAACAGCCGGGAGAGGTGGAGGCAACAGAACGTGAACGGAGCCTTCGCGGAGCTCCGCAAACTCATCCCCACGCACCCGCCCGACAAAAAGCTGAGCAAGAATGAGATTTTGCGCCTGGCTATGAAATACATCAACTTCCTGGCCAAGCTGCTCAACGaccaggaggaggaaggaaaccAAAGGGGTAAAGTGAACAAAGACTCGGGGATAGTTCAGGAAGACCTCCTGCAGGACATGCTGTCTCCGAACTCCAGCTGTGGAAGTTCTTTGGATGGAGCAGCGAGCCCGGACAGCTTCACAGAGGAGCACGACACGCTCGACTCCAAGCACGCACGGAACCTGCACCATGCCATCCTCCCTGTCGAAGGCAGCGCGCAGCGGTGA
- the TAL1 gene encoding T-cell acute lymphocytic leukemia protein 1 isoform X1, with protein MLKINNNYSNTNKVQIPLQWAEMSSKRSWENLRPPSSSLSLWVRCIPRVTVQGYNGCGGEGEGVVAVTSRRRCVTSRGRNGGTPQMASGRPERCSPRRTMDRPPAPPPPSSDPRDARRHDPEAEPTSEPDSSRGGMEPPAEPQLLLNGAAKEAGRPSPGPPAAAVPVIELVRRGGSLDIKSREAAGEAMQRAPGAEPCRAAEAACEARMVQLSPPALPLQPPGRAMLYNLGQPLGTIGSGFFGEPDSFSMYGSNRVKRRPSPYEMEITDGPHTKVVRRIFTNSRERWRQQNVNGAFAELRKLIPTHPPDKKLSKNEILRLAMKYINFLAKLLNDQEEEGNQRGKVNKDSGIVQEDLLQDMLSPNSSCGSSLDGAASPDSFTEEHDTLDSKHARNLHHAILPVEGSAQR; from the exons ATGTTGAAAATTAATAACAATTATTCTAATACGAATAAAGTACAAATTCCACTCCAGTGGGCTGAAATGTCCTCGAAACGGAGCTGGGAGAACCTCCGGCCTCCTTCCAGTTCCCTGTCCCTATGGGTGCGGTGCATCCCCAGGGTCACGGTACAGGGGTACAATGGatgtgggggggagggagagggggtTGTTGCCGTGACGTCACGCCGCCGCTGCGTGACGTCACGCGGCCGAAACGGGGGGACCCCCCAGATGGCTTCGGGCCGCCCCGAGCGCTGCTCTCCCCGCAGGACGATGGACaggccgcccgccccgccgccccccagCAGTGACCCCCGCGATGCCCGCCGCCACGACCCCGAAGCGGAGCCCACGAGCGAGCCCGACAGCAGCCGCGGGGGCATGGAGCCGCCGGCCgagccccagctgctgctcaacGGGGCGGCCAAAGAGGCGGGCCGACCCTCCCCCGggccccccgccgccgccgtgcCCGTCATCGAGCTGGTGCGCCGGGGGGGCTCATTGGACATAAAAAGCCGAGAGGCGGCGGGGGAAGCGATGCAGAGAGCGCCGGGCGCCGAGCCGTGCCGCGCCGCCGAAGCCGCCTGCGAAGCCCGCATGGTGCAGCTGAGCCCCCCAGCGCTGCCGCTGCAGCCCCCCGGCAGGGCCATGCTCTACAACCTGGGGCAACCGCTGGGCACCATCGGCAG CGGGTTCTTCGGCGAGCCGGACTCCTTCTCCATGTACGGCAGCAACCGGGTGAAGAGGAGACCGTCGCCCTACGAGATGGAGATCACCGACG GTCCTCACACGAAGGTGGTCCGCCGCATTTTCACCAACAGCCGGGAGAGGTGGAGGCAACAGAACGTGAACGGAGCCTTCGCGGAGCTCCGCAAACTCATCCCCACGCACCCGCCCGACAAAAAGCTGAGCAAGAATGAGATTTTGCGCCTGGCTATGAAATACATCAACTTCCTGGCCAAGCTGCTCAACGaccaggaggaggaaggaaaccAAAGGGGTAAAGTGAACAAAGACTCGGGGATAGTTCAGGAAGACCTCCTGCAGGACATGCTGTCTCCGAACTCCAGCTGTGGAAGTTCTTTGGATGGAGCAGCGAGCCCGGACAGCTTCACAGAGGAGCACGACACGCTCGACTCCAAGCACGCACGGAACCTGCACCATGCCATCCTCCCTGTCGAAGGCAGCGCGCAGCGGTGA